The region GGAACAAATTCGATTTTATTGTTGGAGGAAGAACGGAAGATTATTTAATAAAAGGAAACACCAATACAACACCTTTAATTCCGTTTAATCAGTTCAAGTTTTTTCCTAATGCAAGTTTGCAATATAATTTCATGCCTCAAATTTTCTTGAACATGAACTATAATAAAAAAATAGCCTTGCCAAGTACCTCCGCATTAAATCCAAATAATACTACGTATCAAAATCAAAATGTAAGCTATGCAGGAAATCCAAATTTACAACCTACAATTTATGATAATTACGAAGTAAAAATAAGTGCCTTTGATTATGCTTATGTTGGTTATAATGTAAGTATTGCAAACAATCAGGTGGTGAATCGAATTTCTGAAAATAACAACAGTATGTTTAATACGTCAATTAATGTATCACAAATTAAAATCCATAATTTTAACATTGGTTTACCTTTACCTTATATGCTTTTTACTAAAGGATTAGCAGAAACCATGAAATTTGATTTCAATCCAGATAAAATAAATTTTTTGTATATGTATGCGGGTTATCAAGTACAAGAATTACCCGACTTTGAAACCAATGGTTTTTGGATTTTTAATTTCATGTCGCAAATTATTCTACCCAAAGACATCAAATTTGTTACAAATTATAGTTATTTAACTTCTGGTGGAAACAACTACTATTTTTATATTGAAAAGCCATTAAACCACAGTTTAGATTTTAGTTTTTCAAAAAAATTCTTAAACGAACAACTAACCATTTCCCTATTTGCCGATGATGTATTGAACACAAACGAAAGTAATTTTAGTTCTATTGGCACTCCCGTTTATTTAGAAAATAAATCTGACACAAGACGCTTTGGATTTACACTAAACTACAAATTACCAACCAAAAACAAATTGGCTAAAGAAGATCCAAATTTATTAAACAAAGAGAAAAAAGAAGATAATAATTAATTTTATAAGAAAAGGAAGCCATTTGGCTTCCTTTTATATATTACCTCTTTAATGAAAAATGCGATTTAAAAATAGCTTTTTCATTTTTAGGTGTGGTATATTCTATGGTAAACCAATAATCCGTTGAAGGTAATTCTTTACCATTGTAGTTGCCGTCCCATCCTTCTCCTGCTGGAGAAATCTGTTTAATAAATTTTCCATAGCGATCAAAAATTGAAATGAGTGCATCTTCTTGATGGCTAAAATCCCAAATATTCCAACGGTCGTTTACACCGTCTCCATTTGGTGTGAAATAATTTGGATAATTAATAATATGTATTGGACCAACTAACGAAGGTGAACAACCTGCCAAAGAATCATATATATGAACAAAATAAATTCCTGATTCTAGATTGGTAAATTGATTACTCGTTTGAACAGCTCCAAAATTCCCATCTGGATATTCTAATTGATATGAATATTGACCAAATCCTCCTGTTATATTTACAGTAATAAAGGTACTTAAATCAAATGCATTACTCACTTCATAGGTAGCAATTGCTGGTCCAGATTGGGTAACGGTAAAGGTTGTATTACTATAATTACAATTAGGACCAGAATCTGGTATTAATTTAATAAATTCTACATCATACGTACCTGCTTGTGTTGCAGTATAATTAGGACCAGTACCCATTAATGTGCCGTTTAAATACCAATTGACAGTATAAATTGCAGGATTTAATCCGGTCGAAATAGTATACGATTGTAACACTTGATTGGTAGTTGGGTCTACACAAATAAAGCCATCATTTATTGGAAAATTTAACAACGGATAAACGGTAAATGTAAATGCTTGTTCGTCATTACAATTGGCATTATTAGTTGCTGTTGCATATACATAATAAGTGTACGTTTCTGGACTTCCTGTTGTATTTGCAATAGTTAAATTTGTAATAGGCCCCACACCATTGGGTTGAGAAAAATACCCAATAGTATACGGAACGGTTGGTAAGGTTGGTAACACATAACTGCCACATTCTTCATTATCAAACACCAATCCTAACGTTGCTAAATTTGGCGTTTCAGAAATAATTACATCAAAACTATCCGATGCATTACATGTAATTCGATCTCCGTTTTGAGCCACGACCCAAATCGTTGTGGTTGTATTTGGCGTGTTAAATATAGTTCCATTAGGTACAGGCATTGTTCCTGCTTGGTCATAGAAATAGCCTATGGTATAATTTTCTGGTGTTGGTGCAACATGTGTAAGTGCCGGTAATTGGAAATTTTCATATTCACAATGTGATTCGTTTTGGTAATTCGGTAAATTGATTCCACTATACGTAACGGTAAATGGTTTGTCTATAAAACAACCTGTAGTTGTATCTATATTGTATAAATAAAATGTTTGAGTAGAAGAAAATGTTTGTGATGCATTTACAATACTTCCTCCTCCTGATGGTCCGCCTGGAGCTGTATAAATAGTTCCGTTTACAGGCGTTGCAATTGAATACGGATTACATTCAAATCGATCAATAACGCCATCGGCTGGAGGATAAGGGTTTAAATTAATGGTAAAAGCTTGTTCTTGCGTGCAATTATTTCCATCTGGACCATAATACATATAATACGTTCCTGGACTTAAATTTAATGTGGTTAAATCAATAATTTGTCCCGGAAAAAGTTGCACTTGTCCTGGAACACCGGGCCCACCAGATAATGTATAATATTTTCCACCATTTGTCAAAGCAGGTAAAACATATTGTCCACAATATACTCCACTTGGATTAGGATCCATAGTAGGTAATGGGTAAATTGTAATATTGTAATTTAAATTATTTGTACAATTAGGCAAAGTAGTGGTATTCGCATAATAATAAACGATTTGTGAAGTGGTTATTGGAATGGTTGGATCAACTGGCGTGCCCCCACCGAACGGAGCCGTAAAATAACCTCCAAAAGCAATGGAAGGTAATACATATCCTCCACATTGATTAATTGCAGTAAATTGAGAAGTATCTACTAAATTTACAACAAAAGGATCATTCAACAAACAAGCTCCTGGAGTTCCTTGGCTTGTGGTATGAGAGGCTGCATTCACCACATAATAGATGCCTGGAAAATTGGGCCCATTTACACTAATAACATCACCCGCATTTAAAGTAGTTCCCGATCCATCAGAAGCTGTATTATAGGTTCCATTGGTTAAAGGTTGTAACACATAAGAATCACAAGTTGTGACATCATCAACTAAATCAATTAATGGTTGTGGGTGTATATAAATTGTAAATAATTGATCCCTACAAAACACTCCGTTTACTTCTGCATAATAATAGATATCTTGTGTAATGGTTGAAGCACCTGTATTACTGTAAACAGTCCCTGTAGGAATTAATGTTCCAGTCCCCGAAGGTCCACCGGGTGCGGTAAAAAAAGCACCAATATTTTCAGGTGGAGTTGGCACTGTAAACTGACCACAATTGTCTAGTGACGGTACATATTCATCAATCATAGTTACATTAAACTGCGATTCATTCGTACATCCATTAGCATCTGGACCTATGAAAATATAATAGGTTCCATCATCTGTAATTATATCTCCAGCATTGTATTGCGTTCCTGTTCCGTTGGGTCCAGAATATACTGTACCGTTAGTTAGTACCGGAACTACAAAATCAGTACATTCGGTTTGGTTCGGTAATACATCAACAGTAGGTAACGGATTTACAGTGATTGTTACTGTAGTTGTATCAAAACATGCTGGATTGGCATTGTCTTGTATTCGAATATAAACAGTAATTGTAGTTGTACCGTTAGGGATATTAACTACAGTAATGGGATTATTTCCTGAAGCTGCATCAGCTGCAGTTGCATAATAAGTAATTGTATAATTTAGTGGCGATTGTCCATTTAATACTTGTGTATCTAAAACTCCTAATCCATAATTTGTCCCCGAACCTCCTGAAGATTCGCATAAAGAAACATTAGCGGGTTGAGTAGCCGTTACAGCATTATTAATAATTAAATCAAATGTATATACTGCATCACAAAAATTTCCAGTAAGTGTATTAAATAGTTTCACATATATGGTTTGCCCCGATACAGTTGAAAAATTTGCTGGAGAAGCAATTGGGTTATTCGCCGATGCATCTGCAGCACTTAAATAGTAGAACACATTATAAATTGCAGTATCAATCCCAAGTTGTGTTTCATTATTTGTCGTTAAATCAAAAATATAGGAAGCCGCACCCGTATTACACGTTTGTAAATTAATAGGGTTGGTAACGTTTAAATTGGTAAATTCAACAGTATCTGTAATAAAACACGATCCTTTCACTGCTTCTACAGTATATGTTCCTGGTGCCGTTACAGTATATGTTGGATTTGTCTCACCAGGCAGAACAGTACTGTTTTGATACCATGTATAAGTGTAGGTGTTATCAAGGTTTGTGTTTAAAACAGCTTCATCACCCAAACAAATATTTTGATCAGGACCCAAATCTAAATTTGTTGTAAAACTCCCTGCCG is a window of Flavobacterium indicum GPTSA100-9 = DSM 17447 DNA encoding:
- a CDS encoding T9SS type B sorting domain-containing protein encodes the protein MRLLLFLSTLFFLPAYSQTITVDNTTNSPAQLVNLLLGNSCVEVSNISISSPQSVAYFNRNGSTFPINEGIVIRNGAVINTQGLYSNTNLSTQINTNGDPYLQTLSNASGQTAPITDVAFLEFDFIPLSSNFSFDFLFASNEYGQYQCGFSDVFAFVLTNLSTGTTTNLAVIPGTSTPVTVKDIRNSAYNGSCQSANPGFFGVYNVNNPATSTLNMRGHTIVMNASSVVVPNTPYKIRLVIGDYNDSGYDSAVFLAAGSFTTNLDLGPDQNICLGDEAVLNTNLDNTYTYTWYQNSTVLPGETNPTYTVTAPGTYTVEAVKGSCFITDTVEFTNLNVTNPINLQTCNTGAASYIFDLTTNNETQLGIDTAIYNVFYYLSAADASANNPIASPANFSTVSGQTIYVKLFNTLTGNFCDAVYTFDLIINNAVTATQPANVSLCESSGGSGTNYGLGVLDTQVLNGQSPLNYTITYYATAADAASGNNPITVVNIPNGTTTITVYIRIQDNANPACFDTTTVTITVNPLPTVDVLPNQTECTDFVVPVLTNGTVYSGPNGTGTQYNAGDIITDDGTYYIFIGPDANGCTNESQFNVTMIDEYVPSLDNCGQFTVPTPPENIGAFFTAPGGPSGTGTLIPTGTVYSNTGASTITQDIYYYAEVNGVFCRDQLFTIYIHPQPLIDLVDDVTTCDSYVLQPLTNGTYNTASDGSGTTLNAGDVISVNGPNFPGIYYVVNAASHTTSQGTPGACLLNDPFVVNLVDTSQFTAINQCGGYVLPSIAFGGYFTAPFGGGTPVDPTIPITTSQIVYYYANTTTLPNCTNNLNYNITIYPLPTMDPNPSGVYCGQYVLPALTNGGKYYTLSGGPGVPGQVQLFPGQIIDLTTLNLSPGTYYMYYGPDGNNCTQEQAFTINLNPYPPADGVIDRFECNPYSIATPVNGTIYTAPGGPSGGGSIVNASQTFSSTQTFYLYNIDTTTGCFIDKPFTVTYSGINLPNYQNESHCEYENFQLPALTHVAPTPENYTIGYFYDQAGTMPVPNGTIFNTPNTTTTIWVVAQNGDRITCNASDSFDVIISETPNLATLGLVFDNEECGSYVLPTLPTVPYTIGYFSQPNGVGPITNLTIANTTGSPETYTYYVYATATNNANCNDEQAFTFTVYPLLNFPINDGFICVDPTTNQVLQSYTISTGLNPAIYTVNWYLNGTLMGTGPNYTATQAGTYDVEFIKLIPDSGPNCNYSNTTFTVTQSGPAIATYEVSNAFDLSTFITVNITGGFGQYSYQLEYPDGNFGAVQTSNQFTNLESGIYFVHIYDSLAGCSPSLVGPIHIINYPNYFTPNGDGVNDRWNIWDFSHQEDALISIFDRYGKFIKQISPAGEGWDGNYNGKELPSTDYWFTIEYTTPKNEKAIFKSHFSLKR